One Hyalangium minutum DNA window includes the following coding sequences:
- a CDS encoding outer membrane beta-barrel protein: MTALSVLALLALTQAPAPAPAAPVEEASEGDSIVLAPKAGFFQSTASLGGAPYFGLEVGYITPLLQRRLAIVLEGSFHQPKTSGTLDDPRLTLGEQEYRLTERELALMLSAVYRFEGAWGSVTPYAGAGPGLYLHRATTQGFGATIEEKEGTLGFQFLGGAELHLGPGGLFLEAHYHFTRVSFLTTGSVNAGGFLGSLGYRLRL; encoded by the coding sequence ATGACTGCTCTCTCCGTCCTCGCGCTCCTCGCCCTCACTCAGGCCCCGGCTCCGGCTCCGGCGGCTCCAGTGGAGGAGGCCTCCGAGGGTGACAGCATCGTGCTGGCCCCGAAGGCCGGCTTCTTCCAGAGCACCGCCTCGCTCGGGGGCGCTCCGTACTTCGGTCTCGAGGTGGGCTACATCACCCCGCTGCTGCAGCGGCGGCTGGCCATCGTGTTGGAGGGCAGCTTCCACCAGCCGAAGACGTCCGGGACGCTCGACGATCCCCGGCTCACGCTGGGCGAGCAGGAGTACCGGCTCACCGAGCGCGAGCTGGCCCTGATGCTCTCGGCGGTGTACCGCTTCGAGGGTGCGTGGGGCTCGGTGACTCCGTACGCGGGCGCAGGCCCGGGGCTCTACCTGCACCGAGCCACCACGCAGGGCTTTGGCGCCACCATCGAGGAGAAGGAGGGCACCCTGGGCTTCCAGTTCCTCGGAGGCGCCGAGCTGCACCTGGGACCGGGAGGCCTCTTCCTGGAAGCGCATTACCACTTCACCAGAGTGAGCTTCCTCACCACGGGCTCGGTGAATGCCGGGGGCTTCCTCGGGAGCTTGGGTTACCGCCTGCGGCTGTGA